One Vicia villosa cultivar HV-30 ecotype Madison, WI unplaced genomic scaffold, Vvil1.0 ctg.000912F_1_1, whole genome shotgun sequence genomic region harbors:
- the LOC131632194 gene encoding 14-3-3-like protein D, with amino-acid sequence MASSTNIRENFVFIAKLAEQAERYDEMVEAMKKLAKMDVELSVEERNLFSVGYKNVVGSRRASWRILSSIEQKEESKGNELNVKRIKDYRQKVEVELSDICNDIMIILDEHLIPSTNIAESTVFYYKMKGDYHRYLAEFKSGDEKKEVADQSLKAYQSASATAENELQPTHPIRLGLALNFSVFYYEILNSPERACHLAKQAFDDGVSELDSLNEDSYKDSTLIMQLLRDNLTLWTSDIPEDSEDQKMESATKSGQEEEELGR; translated from the exons ATGGCTTCTTCCACCAACATCCGTGAAAACTTCGTCTTTATTGCCAAGCTAGCAGAACAAGCTGAACGCTATGATG AAATGGTGGAAGCAATGAAGAAGCTAGCGAAGATGGATGTTGAGTTGAGTGTGGAAGAGAGAAACTTGTTCTCTGTTGGGTACAAGAATGTGGTGGGGTCAAGGAGAGCTTCATGGAGGATCCTGTCATCAATTGAGCAGAAAGAGGAATCAAAAGGAAATGAGTTGAATGTTAAGCGGATTAAGGATTACAGACAGAAGGTGGAGGTGGAGCTTTCCGATATTTGCAATGACATTATGATTATTTTGGATGAGCATCTTATTCCATCCACTAACATTGCTGAGTCCACTGTgttttattataagat GAAAGGAGATTATCATCGCTATTTAGCTGAATTCAAATCTGGTGATGAAAAGAAAGAGGTAGCAGATCAGTCACTTAAAGCATATCAG AGTGCTTCTGCGACTGCTGAGAATGAATTACAACCTACGCATCCCATCCGATTGGGCCTGGCTCTAAATTTCTCAGTGTTTTATTATGAGATATTGAATTCGCCTGAAAG GGCCTGCCACCTTGCAAAACAAGCTTTTGACGACGGTGTCTCGGAGTTGGATTCCCTAAATGAAGATTCTTACAAGGACAGTACCTTGATCATGCAGCTGTTGCGCGACAACCTTACTTTATGGACTTCTGATATCCCAGAAGATAGTG AGGACCAGAAAATGGAAAGTGCAACTAAGAGTGGTCAAGAAGAGGAAGAATTGGGCCGCTAA
- the LOC131632202 gene encoding AAA-ATPase At3g50940-like, with protein MNFDTKSLVSAMAKFDTKPFVSAMASIVLMRTITNEIIPHELLHFFQSGLHHLTRHFAAQFTIVIEEFQGMARNQVFDAAQAYLGTKATVKAERVKVSKSDDRKDLSFNLDRNEEVSDVYEGVSVKWKLVCIQVDSSRIQHSDHESSSVSEIRSYELTFHKKHKNKIFDSYLPYVMEVAQQIKQGDMAIKIHSNESYRWCHEPVKFNHPMSFDTLAIDEKLRSEIVKDLDKFVKAREFYRRTGKAWKRGYLLYGPPGTGKSSLIAAMANYLNYDIYDLDLTSIRDNKYLKELVLSMSNRSILVIEDIDCTINLQNREQDKEVVNNGYNLVTLSGLLNAVDGLWSCCSEEHIIVFTTNHKERLDPALLRPGRMDKQIHLSYCNFFAFKQLAVNYLCITEHELYEKIEELLGQVKVTPAEIGEVLTKDADATECLQDLISFLQDKKMIKEETNMKEENVVI; from the exons ATGAATTTTGATACCAAGTCACTCGTATCTGCAATGGCAAAGTTTGATACCAAGCCATTTGTATCTGCAATGGCTTCAATTGTGTTAATGCGAACCATCACGAATGAAATCATTCCTCATGAGCTTCTTCACTTTTTTCAATCCGGACTTCATCATCTTACTCGGCATTTTGCCGCGCAATTCACGATAGTCATTGAAGAGTTTCAAGGAATGGCAAGAAACCAAGTGTTTGATGCTGCACAAGCCTACCTTGGAACAAAAGCAACTGTCAAAGCTGAAAGAGTAAAAGTCAGCAAATCTGATGATCGTAAAGATCTTTCATTCAATCTTGATAGGAATGAAGAAGTGAGTGATGTTTATGAAGGTGTTAGTGTAAAGTGGAAACTAGTTTGCATACAAGTTGATTCTTCTCGAATTCAACATTCGGATCACGAGTCATCGTCCGTGTCAGAAATAAGATCCTATGAACTAACTTTTCACAAGAAACACAAGAACAAGATCTTTGATTCGTATTTGCCTTACGTAATGGAGGTAGCTCAACAGATTAAACAAGGAGACATGGCGATAAAGATTCACTCGAATGAATCTTATCGCTGGTGTCATGAACCTGTTAAGTTCAACCATCCAATGAGTTTCGATACTCTTGCAATCGATGAAAAGCTTCGAAGCGAAATTGTGAAGGATTTGGACAAATTTGTGAAGGCTAGAGAGTTTTATAGAAGAACTGGGAAGGCTTGGAAACGCGGTTACTTGTTGTATGGTCCTCCTGGTACCGGAAAGTCTAGTTTGATTGCAGCCATGGCTAACTATCTCAACTATGATATATATGACTTGGATCTCACTTCTATAAGAGATAATAAGTACTTGAAGGAACTAGTTCTTAGCATGTCTAATCGTTCTATACTCGTGATTGAGGATATCGATTGCACTATAAATTTGCAGAACCGAGAACAAGATAAAGAAGTGGTTAATAACGGATACAATTTG GTGACACTTTCGGGACTACTGAATGCTGTAGATGGTCTTTGGTCATGCTGTTCAGAGGAACACATAATTGTTTTCACAACAAATCACAAAGAAAGACTTGATCCTGCTTTGTTAAGGCCGGGTAGAATGGACAAGCAAATTCACTTGTCATATTGCAACTTTTTTGCTTTTAAGCAATTGGCAGTGAACTATCTTTGCATTACTGAACATGAACTATACGAAAAGATTGAAGAACTTTTAGGACAAGTGAAAGTTACTCCAGCTGAAATTGGAGAAGTGCTAACAAAGGATGCTGATGCTACAGAATGCTTACAAGACCTTATCAGTTTCCTTCAAGACAAGAAAATGATCAAGGAAGAGACTAATATGAAAGAAGAAAATGTTGTAATATAA
- the LOC131632200 gene encoding AAA-ATPase At3g50940-like, translating into MKFDTKPLVSAMASIMVMRTIKNELIPHEFLSIFQSGLDHLSRRFSAQFTIVIEEFQGMARNQVFEAAEIYLGTKAATVSAERVKVSKSEEHKKLSFNIDRNAEVDDVFEGVSVKWKLICIEVDSSRIRHYDNDSSAVAEIRSYELTFHKKHKNKVFNSYLPYVMEIADKIKQGNMAIKIHSNEYNYWSRDVKFNHPMSFDTLAIDEKLQREIVNDLDKFVKARDFYRRTGKAWKRGYLLYGPPGTGKSSLIAAMSNYLHYDIYDLDLTVVGDNRSLKQLILGMSNRSILVIEDIDCTIKLQNREEGEEASNNGHDKVTLSGLLNATDGLWSCCSEEHIIIFTTNHKERLDPALLRPGRMDKQIHLSYCNFSAFKQLAMNYLCISEHELYEKIEELLGQVNATPAEIGEVLTKDADATECLQDLINFLREKKMIQEEVKNEANVKEE; encoded by the exons ATGAAGTTTGATACCAAGCCACTTGTGTCTGCAATGGCCTCAATTATGGTAATGCGTACCATAAAAAACGAACTCATTCCTCATGAGTTCCTTAGCATTTTTCAATCTGGACTTGATCATCTTTCTCGTCGATTTTCGGCGCAATTCACCATAGTCATTGAAGAATTTCAAGGGATGGCAAGAAATCAAGTTTTTGAGGCTGCAGAAATCTACCTTGGAACTAAAGCAGCAACTGTCTCAGCAGAGAGAGTTAAGGTAAGTAAATCTGAGGAACATAAAAAGCTTTCATTCAATATTGATAGAAATGCAGAAGTGGATGATGTTTTTGAAGGTGTTAGTGTAAAGTGGAAACTTATCTGCATAGAAGTCGACTCGTCGCGGATACGTCATTACGATAATGACTCCTCGGCCGTGGCCGAAATAAGATCCTACGAGCTAACTTTTCACAAGAAACACAAGAACAAGGTTTTCAATTCATATTTGCCATATGTAATGGAGATAGCAGATAAGATTAAACAAGGAAACATGGCAATCAAGATTCACTCAAACGAATATAATTATTGGAGCCGCGATGTTAAGTTCAACCATCCAATGAGTTTCGATACTCTTGCCATTGATGAAAAGCTTCAAAGGGAAATTGTGAATGATTTGGACAAATTTGTGAAGGCTAGAGACTTTTATAGAAGAACTGGGAAAGCTTGGAAACGCGGTTACTTGTTGTATGGTCCTCCTGGAACCGGAAAGTCTAGTTTGATTGCTGCCATGTCTAATTATCTCCACTATGATATCTATGACTTGGATCTCACTGTTGTAGGCGATAATAGGAGCTTGAAGCAACTGATTCTTGGCATGTCGAATCGTTCTATACTTGTGATAGAAGATATTGATTGCACTATTAAACTGCAGAACCGAGAAGAAGGCGAGGAAGCCTCTAATAATGGACACGATAAG GTGACACTATCAGGACTATTGAATGCGACAGATGGTCTTTGGTCATGTTGTAGCGAGGAACACATAATTATTTTCACAACAAATCACAAAGAAAGACTTGATCCTGCCTTGTTAAGGCCTGGTAGAATGGACAAGCAGATTCATTTGTCGTATTGCAACTTTTCTGCTTTCAAGCAATTGGCAATGAACTATCTTTGCATTAGTGAACATGAACTATATGAAAAGATTGAAGAACTTTTAGGACAAGTGAACGCTACTCCAGCTGAAATTGGGGAAGTCCTAACAAAGGATGCTGATGCTACAGAATGCTTACAAGACCTTATTAATTTCCTTCGAGAGAAGAAAATGATCcaggaagaggttaagaatgaagCAAATGTCAAAGAAGAATAA